Part of the Ammoniphilus sp. CFH 90114 genome, GATTCCTCCTTCCTTTAGCCTAAGAAAAAATTATATATTTCTTTATATTCTATCACAAGTATAGGCTACCTTGTCCAATATTTCATGAATTTCATTCTGTGATAACGAAGAAAAACCCCTGATTACATTAGAGTATCAGGAGTTTGTTGGTATATCCTATCTACTTACACATCATTAGGGCCATTCGCGTTCGGAGGCCGGGGAACCGATGAATTCACACCGTTAGAAGGAGGTTCTATTGGTGGGATTACGTTTTGTGGGGTACCGTTATCTTGGGGCAGGTACTCTCTTTTCTTCACTTGAGTGTAAACTCCACTGGCCGTTAACCCTATTAATAATGCAGTAACTGCTTTTTCCATCAACCAAACCGGCACGGAAACCAAGATGACGCCCATAACTACCGCAATCAACGCCCGATATCTCACGTCTATCCTAAAGGCATTACCTACAACAGAAACAAAGGCAGCCACCACGGCTGAAACCGTTGCAAAATCAAGAAATGTATTCTCAAACAAGGGAATCACCTCCCTATCAAAATATTCGAATACAATAAAAACGTGAAGGCCAACTACAGTTGGCCTTCAGGGTCAATATCAGTTCAGTGGAGTATAATCCACATTGGGTGTATAATTATTTCCTGCATTCCATAGCAGAAATTCTTTTATTCCAGCTTCATTAAGAGCTTTAATTTGCAATTCTACTTCTCTTTTGCCGTAAGGAATATAATTGCCTTTTCCTAGCCAAGGAGCGGTAAAATCTTGAATCCACGGTCTTGACAGGGGAGGGTTCTCCATCTGAGCCAATTTCTGATTTTCCATCTTGGCGTATTCTTGAACTAAACGATGAGGGTCTGTATCAGGCTTAGGAATATTAAAATAACCTGGCCCCCAATGACTTGGGTAGATCATGGAGCTGATGACATCTACATGGTTGCTGATCGCTGTAAAGTTCTGGCCAATACCGGGCGCCTCAGACAATGTTGCTGTGTAGCCAAATATATCGACAGAGACTTTGACATTATAGGGTTCAAGTTCCTTCTTTGCATACTCAACGAAATCGGTAACAGCCGTAACCCTCGCTGCAACAGCATCATATTCAGGCTTTGGAGGGGCTGATTCTTGAATGGCTATAGGAGCCGGTTTAGCATCGCCAGCCAAGGTTTCACTAGGAGGTTGAGCTTCTCGCTGCTCTGCCCAAGCTTCTTGATGCTCCGTTTCCCATTCTATCTTCTTCTTTTCCCACACTGCCACCAGCCTTGGTTCCAATTGATCTTTTGTATAGTTCCCCATACCATAAGTTAAAGTTTTGTCACGATTTTCGAAACCTTCAGGAAAGCGAACATAGTCAAACTGAATTTCCTGAAAGCCGAGTTTCGCTGCTTCCTTTGCTATCTCCACATTATGTTGCCACACTTCAGTCAAGAAGGGGTTTACAAACGCTTCCCCTCTTCGATTTTTCCATACCTGCCCCCCATTCTTAAAAGAAAGTTCTGGTTTTTGCCCAGCCAGAACAGAATCCTTAAATACTACAATACGGGCAATCGGATAGATCTTATGATCGGAAAGAGTCTGGACCAGCGCCTTAGGATCTTTCATAAAAGGCTTGCTAAAGGGCTCCATATCACCTTCCATCTTATACGTAATCCAACCATGATCATCTTTAATATCGATGACCATCGCATTCAAATCGGTTGTTTCCACAAGCTTGAGCAGATCCGGGAACTTTTGTCCCCCCGCCGAATGACCCGTCACATAAATGCCTCGAATCGCATCTGGATACTCAAAAGGAGGATGGCTAACAGCTTGCTCCTCTTCCTCTCCTTCTGGTGCTACTTCTGCTACTTCAGTTACAGGCTTTTCTACCTCCACAGCTTGTTTGTTCGAAGCTTCTTCTTTCTCTTGAGTTTCCAGATCTTTTGGGGTCGTGTCAAGAGAAGGTGATGTGGATACGGGCTCACTACAAGCGATTAGGAGGACCATCATCATCATGAATAAAAGCATGATTATTCCTGTTTTCCTCATTATGCTTCTCCTCTACATATAATCTTGGCCACGCTTTTGAATTTGTTCTGGTTATCCATAGATACTTCATTCTATGCTTCAGAATAGGGTATAATGAGGTGTATCTAACTCCCCTTCAGGAAAGGATGAAAAAATGAAAAAGTGGTACTTCCTATTCATCGCAAGTCTAAGCATGTTGCTGCTTTCTGCATGTGGGGCCACCCAAGAACAGGCCGTTTCAGATAGGGGGCCTACAACGACGAAAACGTGGGACAAGCCTCCAGAGATGATCATTGAGCCGGACAAGCCTTATACAGCAACGATTACAACTAATAAGGGAGATATTAAAATAGAGCTCTTTACGAAAGATGCTCCGCAAACTGTCAATAATTTTATCTTCTTAGCGAAAGAGGACTTTTACCAGAACGTTTTGTTCCATCGTGTTATTAAGGGATTTATGATCCAAACCGGAGATCCTACCGGCACGGGAACCGGTGGCCCAGGCTATCAATTTGAAGATGAGCTTCCTGCCCCACACCGCTATGAGGCAGGAATCGTAGCAATGGCCAATGCAGGCCCCAATACAAATGGCAGCCAATTCTTCATCTGTAATGGAGCAGATAGTGAGAATCTTAATGGCTACCCAAACTACACCATATTTGGTAGAGTCGTTGAAGGTATGGAAACCGTAGAAGCCATCTCCAACGTGAATGTGAAGCAAAGTCCTATGGGAGAACCAAGCCAACCGACTGAAGAAGTGTATATTAAAAACATAACCATCTCAGAATAAAAATAGAAATAGTCTTGCCCTTGATAATCAGAGGCAAGACTATTTCTATTCATCTATGGTATAGAACTATATGGTGCTATACAGAAGTAAAACAATGGAAGTAAGAGATAAACAGGCTCCAATAAGATATAGGAATGCTACCGTCTGTTTTTGATTCAATCCCCATCTCATGAGCGTATGATGGGTATGAGATCTGTCCGCAATATGTAATCCTTTGCCACTGAGGAAACGCTTCAAGAAGACAATTAAAGTATCAAAGATCGGAACCCCTAAAGCAAACACAGGAACAAAAATAGAAGCAAGTGTCGCCCCCTTAAACGCTCCATCAACTGCAATCACCGCTAAAGTAAACCCTAAGAAGGTGGCACCTGAATCCCCCATAAAAATGCTGGCAGGATGGAAATTATACTTAAGGAAAGCAAGGACTGCGCCCATTAAGATGATAGCCACCATAGCGGCTGCATACTGGCCTTGTATGAGAGCGATGAAAAACAACGTCATGCTGGATATCGATGTAATACCAGCCGCTAATCCATCTACACCATCAATAAAATTCATCATATTCGTAATCGCAACAATCCACAGGATGGTTAACGCGGTAGCTAACCAGTCCGGAAACATAATCATACCGTGGTCAACAAAGAAGTTCGTAATCCCGTCAATTCGAATTCCAAGAGCGACAATAACACCCGCTGCCCCAACCTGAGCCAATAACCTCGGCCACACATAGAATTCCCTACCCTTAGACTTGTACCAATCATCAAGCAATCCTATCGTTACCAGAATAGCCCCTCCGACCACAATCCCTAAAGATAACCGGTTAATTCCCAAAAATAACAAGACTAAAGAGGCAACCGTTAAATAAATTAACAAGCCACCTAACAAGGGAATCGGCTTGGCATGGATCTTACGAGCACTTGGTTGGTCAAGAATTCCCCAATAAAAAGATAACCGCTTAAATAAGGGCAGCAAAAAATAGCACAGTAAATAAGATAGGCTCAACAACAGCAAGTACTTCATTCTCTTTAGGCTCTCCTTCGTCTCATTCTCTATGATTTCGACAGGTTCTACTAAATTATACCACAATAGAATGAGAGAGGAACCTTTATTTCAACTGAAATCGCTTACTTTCGCCATAAATCTTCAAAGCCTTGACAGCAACAAACGACTTCTCGGGATAGCGAAAACAAGTTAATTCGCCACCAAAAACACAACCCGTGTCAATATTGATCACGTTTTGTTCCCATAGGGGCTGATGAACAGGAGTATGTCCATGTACCAGCAAGGCCCTCCCCTTGTAATGCTTAATAACCGGATCTCTTTCGGGTAAGCCATGCTTATCCAGATTACCTGTAGGAAATCCATATAAACATATATCCCTTAGCCTCTTATGATTAGAGCCAATCATATCTGCCCGAATCCCTGCATGCACAACGACTAATTCTCCCTGATCAAATTGAAGGTATAAGGGAAGGCTCTTGATATACTCTTCAATCCAACGGCGAGTTCCTGTTGGATCTTCCGTTTTTTCTATTTCTTCGACCGTAGTTTCCAACCCATGCTTGACTTGAACCCTTCTGCCTTGACACCATCTCAGCAGCTTATCATCATGATTCCCAGGGCAGTGATAAGCCAGCTTCGCTTCTACTAGTTTTTTCACTAACTCCAATACAGCGAGACTCTTAGGGCCTCGATCACAAAGGTCACCCACAAACACAAGCATCCGATTATCTGAATGACGATAGAGGCCTTCTTGATTCTTATAACCAAGCTTATCTAAAAGTAAGATCAACTCGTCGTAGCATCCATGAATATCGCCGATAATATCCACGTTACGAATAGATTTGGTATTCACCCTTGTCTCACCTCCTATTCAACCCGAACTCTGTTTAGCCTATTATACCCAAAAAGAGGAAAAAAAAATTCTACTTTTCAAGAGACTCTTCCACCCATTATAATGAGCTTGCAAGGCATTAGAGTCAAGAATAATTCATCTTTGATCTAGCTATCCTAACCATGAACATTCTTTAGCAAACAAGGGCGAAGGGAGACTAGACGTCTTGAATGGGTCCATGGAAGACATCATTTTAGCAGAGATTGAGAAGCAGCGATCCCGTAAGATTGAAGATAAGGTCGCTCAATTTAATCAGATTTGTACACGTCTTGGATTACAAGAAAAGGGAATTAATGAAATTACCCCACACTTGCGTGAAATACTGGAAGAAGAGGTGGAATTCGAACCTTATCATTAAATTACATAGTAATTACTTCTGACTAGTCCAGTTTTAACAACTGGACTTTTTCATCTTCTTGCCAGGTAGAAAATATTAAAAAAAGAAGAAGCCGTAGGCTATCTTCTTTTCCTTTAGATGAGTTATTCTGTTGCGGCTACGGAACCCTTAAGCTTTGTGGAACGCTTCATCTTCCCAGATTCCTTCTGCAGATCCTGTAATTTCTTTAGATATTCAGGTGAACTTAATTCTCTATTTTTTAGTCTCAGCTTTGCCATAATCCATTCGCTCCTTCAAAGCTAAACTTTTTTATATGTTATCACTATGCTCATAGTAATATTATACCGATTCTTTGATTAAATTCAATATTAGATTAGAATTATTTTTAATTAAGGCAGAAGTACACATCAATAAGGGGTTAAAGGGGATGATTCCTCCATAAGAGATATAAGGTATAATAAAAGGATGAGTAACGGTCACTCCGTTAGAAAGGAGCCTAAACATGTCTTGGTTTTACCGCAACGAAAACTGGAGAACGTACTTAAAGAGATACCCATTGACTTCCCTTTTCATTTCTTTAAACATTATCGTATTTTTATTGATGACTATAGCAGGCGGATCAACCAATCCAAACACTTTAGTCCAATTTGGCGCTTATTATAAGCCCTTTGTTTTACAAGGAGATTTATATCGATTATTTGCCCCAATTTTTATTCATATTGGTTGGGAGCATCTGCTTTTCAATTGTTTCGCCATTCTGATCTTTGCCCCCGGGCTAGAAGTGATGCTCGGCAAATTCCGTTATCTTATCTTATATTTAGGTTCCGGACTAGTAGGCTTTATTATGACTCTTTTCTTCTCTTCAGCTGTGCTTGCAGCCGGTGCCTCAGGGGCCATATTCGGAGTCTACGGCATGTTTGCTTATTTATCAATGTATCGACGCGACTTAATGGATTACTACTCCAGACAGACCATCCTTCCTATCCTTGTCATCGGGGTTGTATTAACCTTCCTGCCCGGAATTAGTATTACAGGCCATCTAGGAGGTTTAGCAACGGGATATCTACTTGGGTTTATACTTATGAGACGTTAAAAAAAAGACCCTTATATAAGGGTCTTTTACGCTGTTTCTTCTGCTTCTTCGTCCTCTTCCGTAGGAATAAGAATTTCGAATACTTCTCCATGCTGAAGAATGATCACGCCTTGCTTCTTAATGCGCATAACAGCCACTTCAGGCTTTTGTCGCATCTTCTCAATGTAATCATCCGGAATCTCACCTGCATCCCCAACGGTGATTCCGTCAATTTCAGTTTCTTCATTGTCATCTAAGTTTAATTCCAGAATTCTTTCATAGATATCAGAAAACACTTCAAAGTCCTTCGTATACACACTAATACATTTCATATCCAGACCTCCTATAAATCATGTTGCCTATTGTACCATATTTTACTTAATGAATAATAGATGGATCTCAATAAAAATAGGCAGAAAAATTTCCGTTATCCATCAACGGTAGCTAAAATGAAGGAAATTCCCTTAATGGGCAAAGTTGTGCCTTCCTATCTCGGCTACAACCACTCGCGTACGAATCCATTGGCTTCTTGCCGTATGTGGGTTGTAAAAAAACAGGGCTCCTGAAGTGGGATCTAATCCACGTAATGCTTCCTGAGCTGCTCGATAGGAGTCTTTTGAAGGTTTTACTTTATGGATTCTGCCGTCTGCAACTGGAGAGAATTGATACACATGCTTTACTTTATGAAAGATAACTCCTGTTATGGTCCCAGGATAATCTTTGTGCAAAACACGATTTAATACTACACTTCCTACGGCTACCTTACCTTCGAAGGATTCTCCTCCTGCTTCTGCTTCAATAATTCGTACAAACCAATCATAATCTTTTTTTGTAAATTTGATTGCTCTTTTAGAATTCACGTTATTGTCTCTAGGTATTATCAGCTTGTCTCCATCACGTATGAAATCGCTTGATAGCCGGTTAGCCTTCTTTAACTGGTCTACATTTACCCCTGTAATTTTCGATATGCGCCAGAGGGTATCCCCTTTTTCAACCTTATAAACTATCGATTCTACCGCGTTTGCTTGTCCAATAAATAGACACGAAATAACAGCAAACACAGACGTAAATAAAGGAATTGATAACAACCACTTTTTTAACATAGATTCCTCCTCAAGATCCTTTCCATATCTTCCCTACCTAACATTTCCAGTTCTAAAAAGGAATATACATGTGGAAGAGGAGGACGAGTCTATGCTTACGCGCAATTCATTCTTTACACCACTTCAATCGTTATTTTCTGTTCAGCTCATTTTCTGCATCATTTTCTCATTTGCCAACCTTTTTATGAACATTTTTCTCTGGGATCGTGGTCAATCATTTTGGGCTATTGGGGTCTTTAATCTGTTTTCTGTGGCATCCATCTTCATTGCCTCTTTAGCAGGCGCTTACCTGCTGCATCTACTCGGCACGAGATCGACTTTTATGATTTCCTCTATCCTGGCTCTAGGGCTTTTTCTATATTTATTTCATGCAGGGCAAGCATCTCAAACCTTATTGCCTGTGTTAGGTCTATTATATGGTGGATATGTAGGTCTCTTTTATATCGGTTTTAACCTACATATCTTACAGCTGTCGGACCCACAAAACCGTTCGTACTTAATTGGCATGGAGTCGACTATCGCTACGGTTGCGCAATTGATCACGCCTCTTTGTGCTGGCTTATTCATTACCAGTCAGGGATACAGCCACACTTTTTTTATCATTATTGCTTTGCTCATCCTTCAGTTTCTTTTCAGCGCATTCATACCTAGCATGAAGATGACTGAAAAGTATCAAAAGCGTTATTTTTTTCTAGCTGAAAATGAAGAAATGGCAAAGATGGGTTTTACCTCAGCGGCTTACGGCTTTTATTTTTCCTTTGTTCAGATGTCCTATGGATTGTTCTTTTTCTTTTTCCTACAGAACGAATCTCAGCTAGGTTCTTGGAACTTTGTATTCGGAGCCATTAGCGCTGTGATGTATTGGTTAATAGGTAAGTCACTTAAACAGTCCAATCGAGAAATCATTCTTGGCATGGGCATGATTAGCTCCATCATGGTAACCTTAACGCTGTTTTTATCGGCTGCTCCCTGGTTTATTCTCTTTAACCTCATCGTGTCTATTGCTTTACCTATGATGTGGATCCCTGCAAAATCCCTGCACTATGCCCAAATCGCCAGAACTAATACTACTCATAAGGAAGATGGTTTCAGCAGGATGCTGCAAAGGCTGGTTTTTCGAGAGTTTGCTATTAGCTTAGGACGTATCAGCTTCTTCTTTATCATGATCATTGGGTTTGATTTTGGTTTAGGGCCAGCCTATTACATCATGATTGCATTAGCCTGTTTTATGCCCGTAGGGATCTGGCTGTTAAGCAGGACGTAAGGAATATTAACTCCTTATCGAATCATGAATTGGACGGCTTTACCATATAAATAGGTAAGGAGGGATGATCTATGATTCAGAGAAAGCCTGTTTCTTTCGTCCTAATTCTACTATCCTTATGTATGATTCCGCTTGGGTTTCTTTACTCCTATTACCTGTTTATTGCCGCGGTATTATTTATTCTTTTTCGATTGAAAGTTCCCATAAACTCCTCTAAGTGCCCTAGATGTAAAGAAGAAAATACGATGGAACCTTGGGTTACCCGCTATCGTTGTACCAGATGTAAAACCGCTCTCTATAAAGAAAAAAACGGCTGGTCCAGGATCAAATAATCATAGATACCCAATAATTAAGCATAAGACCCAGAAATTATCCTTGGGGCTTATGCTTATTATTTTTACGCTTCATTTACTAATGATTCTAATTCATCCAATAGTCGCCTGAATACGTCAAGTGCGCTTTGAATAGGTTCAGGAGTAGTCATATCCACTCCTGCAGATTTAAGCAGTTCTAGTGGATAGTTTGATCCCCCACTCTTCAAGAAATTGAGGTATCGTTCAACCGCTGGTTCCCCCTCTTGCAGGATCTGTTGGGACAAAGCTGTAGCAGCCGAGAATCCCGTGGCATATTTATAAACATAAAAAGCGTTATAGAAATGAGGAATTCTAGACCACTCCATCTCAATGTCTTGATCGATATGGACCTGTTCCCCATAGTAGTCTTTATTTAATTGGTAATACATTGAACTCAGTGTTTCCGGTGTTAGCGCCTCTCCTTTTTCCACCTTTTCATGGGTCATCTTCTCAAACTCTGCAAACATGGTCTGACGGAAGACCGTACCTCTAAACTGTTCTAAGTAATGGTTGAGGAGGAACATCTTTTCCTTCTTATCTGTGGTGTTCTTAAGCATCCAATCCATCAGTAAGGACTCATTGACAGTCGAAGCTACTTCTGCAACGAAAATCGTATATTGAGCATAAAGGTAAGGTTGCTCCTTATCCGAATAATAACTGTGCAGCGCATGCCCCATCTCATGTGCCAAGGTAAACATATTATCCACGGTGTCCTGATAATTCAACAAGACATATGGATGTGTACCGTAAGCCCCCCAAGAATAGGCGCCGCTCGTCTTTCCTTCATTTTCGTAGACATCGATCCAGCGATGATCCCGTGCTTCTCTGAGTAATGAGGCGTACTCCTCACCTAACGGAGCCAGCCCCTTCATCATGGTTTCGTAGGCTTGCTTATACCCCATTTTCATTTCTACTTCTTTCACCATAGGAACATAGATATCGTACATATGCAATTCGTCAAGCTCAAGCATCTTTTTACGTAGATCGACATAACGGTAGAAAACAGGCAAGTTGCTGCGCACAGTCTGAATTAAATTATCGTACACTTCGACAGGGATATTATCATCATCTAAGGATGACTTAAGGGCGGATTCATACTTTCTTACGCGGGAATAGAAAACATCCTTTTTCACACTAGAGTTTAAGGTGGCCGCGAAGGTGTTCTTGTTTTTCCGGTAAGTATCATACATCGCTTTGAAGGCTTCTTCTCTCACTCGACGGTCAGGCGATTCCATGAACTGAATATAACGACCATGAGTCAGTTCAACCTCATCTCCATCTTCATCCTTAATCTTTGGAAACTTGAGATCTGCGTTATTCAACATTCTAAATATATTTCCAGGTGCGCCGGCCAATTCCCCCGCTTGAGCTAACAGTTCTTCCTGTTCAGCAGACAAGACATGCGACTTCTGACGGAGCAATTCTTTAAGATAGAAATCGTATAAAGCCAACTCTTTTTCTTCCTTAAGGAAGCCTATCAAGTGCTCTTCTGGAATGGATAAGATCTCAGGGACAATAAAAGAACTCGCGCTGCCCACTTGAACACTTAGACTCGAAGCACGATCGGTTAACGCCTGATACTTCCCATTCGTATTGTTCTCATCTCGACGCATACGGGCGTAAACGAATAACCGCTCCATCAAGAGGCTGATCTCACTCTTGAGCTTCAGGCATTGTAATAGTTCTTGGGGTGACTCCCCTAACTTTCCTTTATATTTCGCGAGTCCAGGAAGCTGCTCCTTCACTTGGGAGAACTCTGCTTCCCATTCCCCATCATTTTGATAAATATCTTCCAAAATCCACTTAAAAGAAGAATCAATCTCTTCTCGTACCGGTAATTTTCTCTTTGGAACTTGTTCCATTGTTAGACCTCCTTCAAGGATTATGGTTGATTGATATTAACAGGTAAAGCTTACCATAGTATTTCCGTGCGTGCGATAATTTTTAACCATTTTGGTAATAATAACCTTATTCTTCTAGGAAACTGAAATGGGGGAAGTCCATGCCATACATTCTGAGTACAGGAACAGCACAACCTCCTTATACCTTTCAACAAGCTGATGTAAAACCATTTGTTCGCGACATGTTTTCCGACGTTTTTGCCGATATTGATCGACTGTTGACCATCTTTGAGAATACCGGGATTGATACACGACATTTCTGTGTACCTATCGACTGGTTTAAAGAAGGTCATCAGTTCAAAGAGAAAAACGAGTTGTACATTGAAAATGCTACGGCTTTAGGTGGACAAGCCTTGAGCAATGCATTGAAAAATGCCGGTTTAGATATGAAAGATATCCATCATCTTGTCTTTGTTTCCACTACAGGAGTCGCTACACCCAGTATCGATGCCCTCCTCTTCAACCAACTTGGAGCAAGCCCGCATACGAAACGAACCCCCATCTGGGGATTAGGCTGTGCAGGAGGGGCTGTTGGTCTTTCCCGCACCTTTGATTATGCTTTAGGACACCCAGAAGAGATTGTTGCCTTAGTTGCTGTAGAGTTATGCGGCCTTACCTTTCAGCGTAATGATATTACCAAGAGCAATCTGGTTGCCACCTCTCTGTTTGCAGATGGTGCTGCGGCTGTCATCGTGGGAGGAGATCAATACCGGTCTGAAGGTCGGTTGCAAATTCGAACCACAAGGAGCATGCTATGGCCGGATACACTCGATGTGATGGGTTGGGACATCTCTTCTTCAGGCTTTCATGTCATATTTAGCCGTGATATCCCGACCATTGTAAAAGAAAAGACAGTTCCGGACCTGTTGGACTTCCTTCAGGAGAATAAAGTACAAGAACCACAGCACTACATCTTTCACCCAGGCGGGAGAAAAGTTCTTGAAGCATATCGCGAAGCCTTGGAGTTGCCCGATGGGAAGCTCCGTGTGGCGGAGCAAGTTCTTCGTCAGAATGGTAACATGTCTTCCTGTACCGTTCTGCATGTATTGAACCAATTTTTTACAGAGAAAATCATCTCCCCAGGAGAGGTCGGCTTAGTTTCTGCGTTAGGACCCGGTTTTAGTGCAGAAATGCTATTACTGGAGGGAATATAACGTGAGTACATTTTTTGTCATTCTTTTCTCCTTATTAATTACCCAACGGCTGGGAGAGCTATGGTTAGCCAAGAGGAATGCCCGGTGGATGCTCGCAAGAGGAGGCTACGAGGTTGGCCGTGAGCATTACAAATATATTGTGATGATCCATGTTGGATTTCTAACAAGCCTATTAATAGAAGGCGGGGTACTTGAGGCGACCCCTCCAGGCTGGTGGATACTTCCGTTTGCTCTATTCATGGGAACCCAAGTCTTACGATACTGGTGCATTCGATCTCTTGGTCCCTATTGGAATACACGGATCTACATCCTTCCGGAAAGCGAGTTGGTAAAGAAAGGACCTTATCGCTGGTTAAAGCATCCTAACTATTGGATCGTAATGACGGAGTTCATTGCCATCCCTGTACTATTCGGGGCTTATTATACGGCCTTTTTATGGACACTGGTTAATTTCACCTTCTTGAAGATGGTTCGCATACCTGTTGAGGAAAGAGCGTTGGGAATGAATAAGGAGTAAGGGTACGGTAGGGCCACAGGTTCGGCATTGTTCGCTTATTTGTGGCTCCTCACCGTTTTACAACTCCAACCGCTTCATCTTCTCTTTAATATAATCTGCCGTCCTTAAAGCGATAGCCATCACTGTATTCGTTGGATTGCCAGCACCTGATGTGACAAATACACTCGCATCACAGATGAATAAATTATCGATATCGTGGGACTGACCATAGGAATTCACCACAGACTGGAACGGGTCGTCGCCCATTCTACATCCCCCCATTAAATGAGCTGTATCTGGTACAACAAACTCGACTTTACCGCCTGCAGCTTGGATAATATCCCCCATCTTCCCGACGGCATGAGAGATGAGACTTTGATCATTTTCTCCATAACTGAAGGTAACCTTGGCTCGGGGAACACCGTATTCATCTTTCTCATCCGCTAGTGTAATCGTATTATTCTCATTAGGAAGTACTTCACCGACCAAGGTAATTCGACCGTAATAATTGTAATCAAGCACCTTCTCCCTTAGTTTCTCCCCCCAGAGCAACCCTTCAGAAGACTTTGAAATGCCATTCACAAACTCTACTGGTCTAGCACCATGAGCATGAAGGGTGTATCCCCTTACAAATGAATGGTTCTCATTGGTTCGGTAAAAGGCTTGTGTGGTCGCAAGGACTGGGGTCCCCTTGTAAAGTCGAATTTCATGGTCAAATTTTCCATACACATCATGGCTGCTATGGGTCATGAAGGCCTTCCCTACCCACCCGCTGCTATTAGCTAGTCCATCTGGGAAGCTTGAATTGGCGGAATGGAGCAATAAACGAGGGGTCTCCACCACATAAGCCGATAAAATGACAAGTTTGGCTTTTTGGGAGTATGTCGTACCCTCGTGCACAAACTCAACACCCTGAGCCCGGCCATCTTTTCCCATGAGTACTTGTGTGACTGTACAATCTGCTAGGATCTCTGCCCCAGCTTGAATGGCTTTCGGAATATGAACGATAAGCGTACTGAATTTCGCATCAGGCATACACCCTTGATTACAGAAGCCTCTATTAATACAAGGCGGACGTCCTTCAAAAGGAGCCGAGAGGATGGCAAGTGGGGGGACCAC contains:
- the pepF gene encoding oligoendopeptidase F, whose product is MEQVPKRKLPVREEIDSSFKWILEDIYQNDGEWEAEFSQVKEQLPGLAKYKGKLGESPQELLQCLKLKSEISLLMERLFVYARMRRDENNTNGKYQALTDRASSLSVQVGSASSFIVPEILSIPEEHLIGFLKEEKELALYDFYLKELLRQKSHVLSAEQEELLAQAGELAGAPGNIFRMLNNADLKFPKIKDEDGDEVELTHGRYIQFMESPDRRVREEAFKAMYDTYRKNKNTFAATLNSSVKKDVFYSRVRKYESALKSSLDDDNIPVEVYDNLIQTVRSNLPVFYRYVDLRKKMLELDELHMYDIYVPMVKEVEMKMGYKQAYETMMKGLAPLGEEYASLLREARDHRWIDVYENEGKTSGAYSWGAYGTHPYVLLNYQDTVDNMFTLAHEMGHALHSYYSDKEQPYLYAQYTIFVAEVASTVNESLLMDWMLKNTTDKKEKMFLLNHYLEQFRGTVFRQTMFAEFEKMTHEKVEKGEALTPETLSSMYYQLNKDYYGEQVHIDQDIEMEWSRIPHFYNAFYVYKYATGFSAATALSQQILQEGEPAVERYLNFLKSGGSNYPLELLKSAGVDMTTPEPIQSALDVFRRLLDELESLVNEA
- a CDS encoding type III polyketide synthase — translated: MPYILSTGTAQPPYTFQQADVKPFVRDMFSDVFADIDRLLTIFENTGIDTRHFCVPIDWFKEGHQFKEKNELYIENATALGGQALSNALKNAGLDMKDIHHLVFVSTTGVATPSIDALLFNQLGASPHTKRTPIWGLGCAGGAVGLSRTFDYALGHPEEIVALVAVELCGLTFQRNDITKSNLVATSLFADGAAAVIVGGDQYRSEGRLQIRTTRSMLWPDTLDVMGWDISSSGFHVIFSRDIPTIVKEKTVPDLLDFLQENKVQEPQHYIFHPGGRKVLEAYREALELPDGKLRVAEQVLRQNGNMSSCTVLHVLNQFFTEKIISPGEVGLVSALGPGFSAEMLLLEGI
- a CDS encoding isoprenylcysteine carboxyl methyltransferase family protein, whose product is MSTFFVILFSLLITQRLGELWLAKRNARWMLARGGYEVGREHYKYIVMIHVGFLTSLLIEGGVLEATPPGWWILPFALFMGTQVLRYWCIRSLGPYWNTRIYILPESELVKKGPYRWLKHPNYWIVMTEFIAIPVLFGAYYTAFLWTLVNFTFLKMVRIPVEERALGMNKE
- a CDS encoding GMC family oxidoreductase, which gives rise to MMKRRYENDEVDVVIVGAGAAGGVLAKELSEAGLKVVVFDAGPKRDPQKDFASDELAMKNLGWQETRIVDGQDPLTMGHNNSGRGVGGGTVHFTGVFLRFHDVDFKARSWDGVAEDWPISYEDLAPYYDRIEKEIAVSGPKHFPWGNYHGPYPYPEREPLSPNAYMFMNGCDKLGIESVVPPLAILSAPFEGRPPCINRGFCNQGCMPDAKFSTLIVHIPKAIQAGAEILADCTVTQVLMGKDGRAQGVEFVHEGTTYSQKAKLVILSAYVVETPRLLLHSANSSFPDGLANSSGWVGKAFMTHSSHDVYGKFDHEIRLYKGTPVLATTQAFYRTNENHSFVRGYTLHAHGARPVEFVNGISKSSEGLLWGEKLREKVLDYNYYGRITLVGEVLPNENNTITLADEKDEYGVPRAKVTFSYGENDQSLISHAVGKMGDIIQAAGGKVEFVVPDTAHLMGGCRMGDDPFQSVVNSYGQSHDIDNLFICDASVFVTSGAGNPTNTVMAIALRTADYIKEKMKRLEL